A window of Hordeum vulgare subsp. vulgare chromosome 5H, MorexV3_pseudomolecules_assembly, whole genome shotgun sequence genomic DNA:
CTTATTTGGCCCTTTTCTTCAAATTTGATTCCCTTTTTAATCAAAAAATGTTTTTCTACCCATTTTGACACTCAAAACTTTATTTTGTTCCCTACATGACATTTTCATCAGGTTTAGCCACTAACACCTCTAGGTCCACATGAAAAGTCTTTTTTACCCTTGGGTTTGTATGATGAGAAGACAAAAGTGAATGTGACAGGGCCACGACCCTATAGTAGACTCAACCTCGATACACACTATATTGACTTGAGCTACTTCTCATTGAAATTATTAGCACCTGGGAGGTGTTTGGATTAGAGAGTGGTAACGTAAACGGTAAGGGAAATAGATCACGCTGGTAACGGAGAGGTAAGGGATAAATCCTGGTTTCGTATGATTCATGCCTGTAAAGGAATCTGCTTGAACTGTCTGCTTCGTGGTTGTTGCGGCCGCAGGGCCGACCCTGAGGGGGGCAGagggggcggccgccccgggcctCCGAGTATGAAGGGCCCCCGATGGCTTGTTTCCTCTATATAAGTACGTGATGGATAGCCCATGTAACAGATCGATTgattctaaaaaaataaaaaaaggtggTAAAAGAATGACTAATTCTGCTTGCCGCACGCGCGTGATCTACTCGGGTGCTACTTTTTCTCTTTCCCAATTAGCAACAATCAGCCATGCCAAGGTCAACGGCCTCTCGTCCGCGTTGGCTAATTGTGATTTTCGGCTGCTGGGTGTACTTAGTGCATGAAGGTAATGTGATTTTCCCGATTACATGAACCTCCTCATCAACGTAAATCCCATCTGTTTGTAGTCTTGTTAGATTGTTCACTTCGTGAAGTTAATCCTCATTACGTATCTCCTTCTCACACTTCAATTTCTTGTATTGATTTGGATTAGGAAAGGAAAACCAAATCTTTTACTCGTGACTTGTAAGCTGCAGCAAAATCTCGCAATTTCTAATTTCTTAGCCACTCAGGTACCTCTGTTTCATGCCTTTCTTAAACTTTTTTCATTTAACTAGTTGTGTTCGTAATTTTTCTCGTCTTGTGTCATATATTTGTGTGCTAATTATCAAGATTACTATTAATTTGGCAAGAGTATTCATCCGACAATGAGAAGAAAAAAACATGCATATGAGTTGATCGAGCCTGTTGGAGGAGCTATTGACATTTATTCAGAACACATACAAGTAGTACTTTTACAGCTTAGAAATTTTGTGGAATTAGTTTCTTTGCTGGTAGAATTAGTTTTAGTTACTGTTGAAGAACAACTTAGTGAAGGATTATATGATGTTAAAATTTTGAGTAGGCACGGAAGTGTTACTAATTTACCTAACAAAACTAATATAAGCATCAGATTGACAAGAGGGACCAACTTTTACAGTGAATGTTTATGACCCTATTTTCTTTAAATTGCTTAGCTGACCATACAACATAAATTTTAGTGTACCCAGTTTATTCACAAATGAAATAGTAAAAATTATGCATATGATTGTTGGCTGAAAAAGAAGGAGAGAATACATGGAGAGGACGGTGGATTGAGGACAAAAAGGAGGGACGAGGGAGGGGTACTGTACCTTGCAGCGAACGGTCCGGCAACGACGGCGAGCTGGGGCGGCAGCACGCGAATGCCGCTTCGTGGTTGTTGCGGCCGCTGGCTGAAAAAGAAGGAGAGAATACAAGGAGAGGACGGTGGATTAAGGACAAAAAGGAGGGACGAGGGAGGGATACTGTACCTTGCAGAGAACGgtccggcgacgacggcgagctggGGCGGCAGCACGCGAATGCTGCTTCGTGGTTGTTGCGGCCGCTGGCTGAAAAAGAAGGAGAGCATACAAGGAGAGGACGGTGGATTGAGGACAAAAAGGAGGGACGAGGGAGGGATACTGTACCTTGCAGCGAACGgtccggcgacgacggcgagctggGGCGGCAGCACGCGAATGCTCCGGCCGTCCGGCGACGATGGTGAGCTAGGTGGCAAAGAACGGGGTGGTGACCAGGGGCACTCGAAACTGAGAAGCCCTAGATGAGGTGCAGGTCGTGCTTGCCGACGGGCATGCCGCAGACGCAGTGGCGCCGGACGAGGAGGAGAGGGTCGAGTGGAGGCGGAGGGGGGCACGGAGGCGGCGGCGCTGATTGAGGAGGGGTCGTGTGAGGAGGGGTGCGCTAACAAGATGAAGGTATGGATCCCAGTTCGATTTGGGGACAGTAGGCTGAGCTCTCCAGATGAAGGTATCATGGAAGTATTTAGCTTTGAGAATTCTGGCTATAAGACTTTCAGGGCATTCTGCAATTCTCCAAATGGAGGATTAAGCTCCTATTCATGGGCTTAGATGTTCCTTATTCCTCACCCACCATCCCTTTTAGGAGTGCAAATATCGTTCCAAGCTGGCCATTTTCTCGTGTCGCCGTCGATGAGTGACCTGGGCGGCGTTAGGCGTTTTTTGCTTTATAACGTTGGTCACTGATCCGATCCAACCACCTTCACAGAGAATTGTGGACTGACGGCAACGTAGGCGCGCGCACGGAGACCGCGAGACATCTTCACTTTCACTTTAGGAGGCGACCATTTTGGAATGATTCGACTTCAAAATTGGTTTATCCTGACCCACCTACGCCGTTTGTCAGAGAAATTGGTTTCTCCGTCAGTCACACGCATCCTTCTGCCAACCTAGCAAATTTAGGAAGCTAATCTTTATATTCATAGCATTGTACAGCTGGGTAAAGCTACTTTCTGTGATTCCATCATCAATGATCATATCATCCTTTATATTTCAAGATAGTCACTCCACGATCAATTTGATCCTCAACAGGTTTATCATATTCAGAGCTAGTAGGATTTAGCCCATTCCCAAACTTACAAGCTATCTTGCTGTCGTCTACCTCCATGCAGAAGAGAGTCGAGGACCAATGAACTGGCCGTTTGCTTTTGTCTTCTTCCTCATGTTTGACTCTCACATACCTCACGCATGAACACGATGTGGAGACGTACACGTGTTTTTGTGCCTGCTGCCTCACGCAGCCTTGgcttttctcttctctttctgctCAACATTTACCAAGCTAATTACAATGCTTAAGTAGTAGTACTAAACTTGCGTTCCAGCATATCACAGTGCACTTCCCTATTCAGTATGCCAACATATCAGGCAAGATTAGACACCCACCCACCTCCCACTACTCTGCTAGTCTAACTTCTCACGAAACTATCTAAAACGCCAGCTCCAGCAAGTTTCATTCCTGCCATTCAGCTCTGCAAATATCAACTCCACCATTTCGTTGTTGATCGTGCACTGCAGCCTAATGATGGCAAATGCTCTCGCATTCCCTTGATTCCAAAACTGCCACGTCAAAGGAATCAGTTACGTCGTGGCATGGTAAATTTGATCCTGATCCTTAACTCAGAAAAGGCGCATTTGACAAACTTCACTCGAGCGCGCGCACGCACACACACGGGCACATTGCACAAGAATATGGTCCACGGATTCCTTCCCTTGATGGCAAACAAAGCACAGGGAAACCTCGTCCTGCAAACCTACACAGGCAAGCCAAGTAGTACAAAATCTTGGACTTAAAAGGTGACCAGCACTTCCGTATGCACGAAGCAGCTGGGAAACCGACCCAACCCTGGCAAAGCAGACGATACACCGAGCTTGCCGGGTGGaggaacaaggccaatgaaaagaATCATGCACCTCTCCGGCTCAATCTGGACATCGGCATTTAAAAATATCACACATTACGTTGCTGCATAGCCAAATCAGTCGACGACGGAAAACAGTGTCATTTAAACATAGCCAAACCGGTCAACGTAACCACCGCACACACACTAGAATTTGCTAGCTCTGGTTCCAGTCTACCCTACATGATCCCCGcgtgaagaagaaaaaaatcagacTACATATGATGAAAACAGCATCAGAGATCGAATGCTAAAGCGATGAACCATTGTTGAGTATGCGAAGATGACTGGATGTCTTGTCCTTGCACGTGGGGCAAATGAAGCCAACAGAGTCATTCTGCTGCTCGGCAGTGCCAAAATGCTGGAACCTTGTGTTGCACCACACACATACGGATTGGAGCACGCCAACCATCTTGGACAGGTCCCAACCTAACTGGACCGGAGGGCAGCTCCCAAACTGCGGTGCATAACCCAGCATCAACGTTGGCTCATAGCCTAGCATCAGtgtcggctcaggcacgggcacaGGCACAGGCATGGGATTGTGCCTGCCCATGTTCCCGAACTGCGGAGCTCCAGCTGAGGCCATCCGAAGGTGCTCCTCAAAACTAGGATATATTTGCTGCTTCTGTGCACCAAATCCAAGTTGCAAATCGCACTGTAGAAAATATATTACCAGAGTCAACACGCAGATGGGTAAAACACATAATGGGTAACGGTGTGTACTGCTGCTATATTTAAGAGAATGTTCATGACAAAGCATACGATGGCTATAGCAGCAATTACATCTGTTCAGCCATTGCAATAGATACGCCAACATGCTACATTGTATGACACTGACCTCACATTTACATGTTTTCAGTTAACAAACAAAAAACTGTATTTCTTTCTTCCTTCAATAGTTGCACATTTTAGTGACAGCTGATTGAAGTTCAAATGAAACGTCATTTGTGTATTGCATGATATGTGTGGAAGTCAAAAGAATATATACCCATTGAAATTTAATATAAGTAACCATTATATACCAATTGACTTAGTAAAATTTCCAAATAATTGTTGAGCAGAAACAGCATGTGAGGATACCCAGTAAAATTTACCTGATCTTGAATAAGTCTGCTCATTGGACCACCTTCAACGGAACGAACCAGAGAGGTCAAGCTACCAAAATTGGTGTGCATGGACATAAAATCATCGACACTCCCACTTGTACCCGACGCAGGGAGTGAGTCAATGGCAGGATCGCCACCATTGTACTGAGTTTCCAGGTCGCTGTCAGATCTTTCAAGAGCCTCGAGCATGGAACCCTTGATATCAAAATCAAGTTCATTTGGTTCACTGCGACTGGTGGAGCCACTTACAAAagaactcctcataccatggaAATCAATTCCATCAGTTGTAGTACCACCAGTCAGCGTATTTAGATCAGATATTGAATAGCAGCTTGAGAAATCAGTCTTCATATTCATAGCATTATTTAGCTGAGCAAAGCTAGTTTCTGCCATAGCACCAGTAAAGATGTCATTGCTGTAAGCTTCAGCATCAAAACCTGGTTCATTACTTGATATGTTCCGTGAGTTCACAAACTGTTCCTTGGCATTATCATCACGTCGGTTGTCGTGGTTCTTAATTCCAGAATTCATTGAGCAGGAAGTGAAATAATCCACACTAATTTGAGGAGGAGAGATAGGGTTCATGTTCAAATTGGATTGATACACCATGTCATTGCTCTGGTTGACAAAAATTTCAGCCTTAGAAACATTGTTCTGATTGACAAAACTTTCATCCTGACAAACATTTTCATCATTAGAGCTAGCACCAAAACATTGGGCAAGAATGGACGATCGATTGCCATCATGAAGGGGATTAGAAGTTTCACAGTTTGCACCAGAAACAGGAGAAGATATTGTATCTAAACATGAATTGAGGTTGACCTCCTTTATTCTGACATCAATGTTCATCCCATTATCAATGTTGATCGCATCATTTTTCAAGGCAGTCACTCCACGATCAATTTGATCCACAACAGGTTTATCATATTCAGAGCTAGTAGGATTCAGCACATCGCCAAACTTGCAAGCTATCTTGCTGTCATCTACCTCCATGCTGTTGGAACTAAGATCAGGCTCATCCAAGTTGGCAGACAGTGGATTGTCTTCCACCTGGTGATTAAAACCAGTTTCTCCAGGAAAACCTCTAAATTTGCGATCCAGCATATCACAGTGCTCAGGAACTCGTTTTGGCAGTGTTATATCAGCACAGTCCATTGGATCATCTGCGCTTTTTCTTTCACCTGGAGCATCTGTAGTACATGGAACGTCCTGAGGTATCTTAGAGATTTCATGAGACCTGTCAAAACTTCCAGAGCAATCTGCAATGGAAAATTCCAAATCTTTTGATCTGTCATGCTCATGAACTTCTGGTTCAGGAGACTTGCAAGTACTAAGGTTGCTTGGAGCATCAAAGGCAAGGGGCTCTTCAGCTATATGACATGCTCCATCATGGATTTCATGGTCACCAGAATTGTCAACATGTTCCTTTTGATGCCCAGCGTAAGGCTCTGTAGCAGAAAGTTCTTTTTCCTGTTGAGGTAAACCAGTAGTCTCCTGAGGAAGGTCCTTCTGATGCCCAGAGACAGGCTCTCCAGCAGTAGGCTCTTCTTCCTGTTCAGGCAAGCCAGTAGGCTCTTCTTCCTGTTCAGGCAAGCCAGTTATCTCTTGCAACCCACATGGCGCTTCAGCCAAGGATAGTTCAGCACCTACATCTCCTGAAGAAGCTCCGCCAAACAGTTCTGCTGGAATCTGACCTTGACTTTTAACATCAGCTACACCATGGCCAGAATAGCCAGGCTTATCTTCAGAGGTCCTCTGACTTTCCTGAGTCTCGAGCTTTTCATCTTTACCGACTCCCAGGCCAATAGATTTATCAACCTTGCGCCTTTTAGCTTTCCTTTGATGAAAGGACAACTGATGCTGCACATAGGAACTCTGGTCCTCAAAAGTCAATTTGCATTTTTTGCACTCTTTCTTGACTGCTTCTATCAGAGCTTCATCTTTATAAGGTTGTCTCTGTCCCTGAGAATCACCATTGTGAATGGATAATGTAACAGAAGTGGCTGACACTGCACTTTGCATGTCCCCAGTTGAATCATTTTGCTGGTGAAGACCTGCAGTCTAATTAAACATTTCATGGAGTTAAACAATGGAAATTAAAGTGCAGACTgcaaagataaggtgcatactaAGAAAAAACTCACGTTAACAGCACTCAAGTCATGAACTCCCACATCGTTGTTCTGAACAGTAGTTGGCTTTGCCTCCACATATCCAAGAAGTGACATGAAATAGGAAGAAACTTCTTTGCAAGTAGCGAACTGATGTCCCCTGGGGCTGGAAAGCATGGTATGCACGCTTAGCTAAGGCAATAATGGGAAATCAACATGAAAAACACAATTTTCTACTTGATTAGATGAAACAAACATCACAAACTACATAGCAAGCCACACAGAGAATATAAACATTGCACAGACATGCTACAGTGCTACACTGTTCTAATAAAGAGGTGCCATCTTGGTTAGGATCTTCATttaaaaagtactccctccgtcccataatgcaAGACGTTttacattatgggacggagggagtagaaatttAACATGGATCTTTTTCTCAAGAACATAACTTATGTAAAGCACAATGAGAGTGGTAATGATTAGTTGAAGAAGAGAGGGATTAGATAAGTTTATTCCTTTTGCTCCAAAGGCGGCAATGATTAGCCTTATGTACAAGACACTGTAAGAATTAAGAAGGTTGGAAACAAATAAATAGTTCGAACATGAAGAGACTTGAATCTAATTACCTCATACTccatccgtccggaaatacttgtcggaGACATCCATTTCTCATGTCtccgacaagtatttccggacggagggaatgTAATTCTTCCTTAGGCTAAGTCTGGTTTTGGGGTTAAGACTTGGGTTAGAGCTTACACACACACCCAAAAAAACTCTTGGATTAGGGAGGGTTATGTTAACCTGGCTAGAGCCTTTTAGCACTCTTAACACAGGACTAAACTATCCCCCTACAATTAGGGAAAAAATTCTGATCACCCGACGGATCCCACACTAAACCTCCACCGTTTTCCCTGTGCGCCACGTGCCTGCATGAGCCTGCACCACGCCTCGCATTTTTTTCTTATCTCCAACGAACTTTTGCAACTGAAATTTTGTTGCAGGAATTATGTTTGCAACACGAGTCTTGTTGCAGAAAAAGAATAACAAGGTCTGCAACTGGGATCTTGTTGCAGAAAAAAAATAACAAGGTCTGCAACTGGGATCTTGTTGCAGGAATGAGTTTTGCAACAAGGCGCTTGTGgcagaaaaataggaaagaggaACGGACGAGATCTTGTTGCAGGAATTATGTTTGCAACAAGAGTCTTGTTGCAGAAAAAAAGAGAACAAGTTTTGCAACTGGGATCTTGTTGCGGgaatgatctttgcaacaaggtGCTTGTGGCAGGAAAATAGAAAAGAGAAACGGACGACTCGCGTCATACAATCGAACGGGGTGCGAGGCGGCGGATCTTTTAGAAAGATCCGTCGGTGGACGCGTAGCAGCCCCCCTACAATTAACTCTTCGAGGTTCTATTTTTCAGCTAGTAACCAAGTTAATCTGGCTAATATTCCTAAAAAGAAATTTGAGGAACTGTTGAGCCTGTGCACGCAAGCATGACCGGAAAAGGTTTTGTGGCTTGCAAGTTCATATACCCAGACCACAGTACACGCCAAACCAAAATAAAGTAGGTACAAGGCGTCTTTGGTTTCACATTAAATGAACAAATCAAGCAAATAAAGAAAAAAGCAATGCCTGAACCCTAGAACTAAAACAGATATTAAAAAACGCTGTTCTGTTACTTTAGAAAGCGGAAATCGTATAATCCTTATCAGGACAATTTATACTATGGAATTTGGAAGTATCACGTATATGCCAGACATGGAAATTTGCAGAGGCATCAGGTAGCCAGCAAAACATGCGGTTAGGCATGCACTTTCAGTTAACactcgctagcagacgacaaagaatacctggattgagcattATATACACAAAAAAGCAGACAGAAGGAATGAAAGCAAATAGGACAACAAACTGATTGTTAGATTACAAATTTGTACAGGGTATGCATTCAATACAATCAGAGGTGCTTACAAGGAAACAAACAGGAGCACTATGTATGCAAGTATTACCAAAAGACAACAAAAAATTAGATGCCAGACATCCTGAAATAACACCCTGTAAATGCTACTCCAACTAGAACAAAAATAAGATGGACTCATACAGCCAGAAACCCCATTGTCCTGATGCATATGTTTCTAATATGTATTCCAATGCAGTTATGTTTGATCTGGTTACTGAAATCAGTATCATTGACTTCTACAGTACTTCTTAGAAGACATTTATGTTCATACTACAAAACCCATTTCTCTACAATATAAATATGAGAAGGAATCATGATCCTTGTGAGAAGCACTGCATCCATTCACAGGGCATCACATTTGGATCATAATACCTGAATCATTTACGTCTAGAAGGTTACAACACCTATCAAGTATAAACCACCATCCACTATCACTAGAATCAGAAAAAACTATAAACATCGAGCAGAACAAACCTAACATAGCGGCGGCAATTGATCCAGGCAGCACGCTCCTTCCGCTTAATCCCAAGGATTAGCTTCCAACCACAGGGCAGGTGGTCACCGAATATGGCTGCGTCCACAAACTTCCTCCGTCGCCTCCGGCTCCCCCACTGCCCCTCCAACTCATTCATGAAACCCAGCAGCTCGGATTCCAGAGCCAGTCCTGCAGTCCGATTCCGTATCTCCTCCCCATACGGATCCACCAACTCCGCGAGTCTGGCCAAATCAACAGACACCCCCTTGGGGTTCGTCAACTCCCGGTCTGGGTCCGGGAGCTGCTGGATCGGCACGGTGGAGGCCACGGGGAGTGCGGGCACCGGTATCGTGGGTGCGGGTATGGGTATCGGGGGTAGCTGTTGGAGTGGAAtcggcggtggtggtggcaggTAGGAGGGGTCGTCGCGCGCAAAGAGCTGCTGGAGGTGGAACACGATGAGGCGGTTCTCGGAATCCTCCTCGGTGGGGGCGgcgatggcggaggaggaggcggtgctaGGGGTGAGATTGTGGGAGAGATTggtggcggcgcggcggcgggagAAGGTCTGCTTGCGGGAGCCGGCACTCTCGTTGAAGACGGCCCGATCGATCTTAGGGGGCGGGAGGAGGTCGGCGTCGCGGCGCCCGCGGCGGGGGTCGACGGCGTAGGGCGACGCGGCCGCGAGCGCCACGAGCTCCGACTGGGACAGCGCGCCAAGGTCGACCACGGGCACCACCTCCGTGCCCATggcggacggcggcggcggcggcggcggttgctGCGGGAGGGCAATTTGGGGTTTCGGTTTCGTTCCAGAGGAAACGGAGAAGGACATGGGGCTATGCGGAGGATAGAGAGAAGAGAGGTGGCAGTCTCCCGTCTGGGTGGGCTCGCTCCAGATCCAACGGCTGTCCTCGCGTCAAGGTTCGTGCGCTCCACTGATCAAAATGAAACACTGAGCCCCCAACTCCtccgcggccgccgccgccgcccgaaccTATCGATG
This region includes:
- the LOC123399053 gene encoding homeobox protein ESX1-like, which gives rise to MIPSSGELSLLSPNRTGIHTFILLAHPSSHDPSSISAAASVPPSASTRPSPPRPAPLRLRHARRQARPAPHLGLLSFECPWSPPRSLPPSSPSSPDGRSIRVLPPQLAVVAGPFAASQRPQQPRSSIRVLPPQLAVVAGPFSASQRPQQPRSGIRVLPPQLAVVAGPFAARHHGEGYGRRPWSLCPADGRR
- the LOC123399054 gene encoding uncharacterized protein LOC123399054; amino-acid sequence: MSFSVSSGTKPKPQIALPQQPPPPPPPSAMGTEVVPVVDLGALSQSELVALAAASPYAVDPRRGRRDADLLPPPKIDRAVFNESAGSRKQTFSRRRAATNLSHNLTPSTASSSAIAAPTEEDSENRLIVFHLQQLFARDDPSYLPPPPPIPLQQLPPIPIPAPTIPVPALPVASTVPIQQLPDPDRELTNPKGVSVDLARLAELVDPYGEEIRNRTAGLALESELLGFMNELEGQWGSRRRRRKFVDAAIFGDHLPCGWKLILGIKRKERAAWINCRRYVSPRGHQFATCKEVSSYFMSLLGYVEAKPTTVQNNDVGVHDLSAVNTAGLHQQNDSTGDMQSAVSATSVTLSIHNGDSQGQRQPYKDEALIEAVKKECKKCKLTFEDQSSYVQHQLSFHQRKAKRRKVDKSIGLGVGKDEKLETQESQRTSEDKPGYSGHGVADVKSQGQIPAELFGGASSGDVGAELSLAEAPCGLQEITGLPEQEEEPTGLPEQEEEPTAGEPVSGHQKDLPQETTGLPQQEKELSATEPYAGHQKEHVDNSGDHEIHDGACHIAEEPLAFDAPSNLSTCKSPEPEVHEHDRSKDLEFSIADCSGSFDRSHEISKIPQDVPCTTDAPGERKSADDPMDCADITLPKRVPEHCDMLDRKFRGFPGETGFNHQVEDNPLSANLDEPDLSSNSMEVDDSKIACKFGDVLNPTSSEYDKPVVDQIDRGVTALKNDAINIDNGMNIDVRIKEVNLNSCLDTISSPVSGANCETSNPLHDGNRSSILAQCFGASSNDENVCQDESFVNQNNVSKAEIFVNQSNDMVYQSNLNMNPISPPQISVDYFTSCSMNSGIKNHDNRRDDNAKEQFVNSRNISSNEPGFDAEAYSNDIFTGAMAETSFAQLNNAMNMKTDFSSCYSISDLNTLTGGTTTDGIDFHGMRSSFVSGSTSRSEPNELDFDIKGSMLEALERSDSDLETQYNGGDPAIDSLPASGTSGSVDDFMSMHTNFGSLTSLVRSVEGGPMSRLIQDQCDLQLGFGAQKQQIYPSFEEHLRMASAGAPQFGNMGRHNPMPVPVPVPEPTLMLGYEPTLMLGYAPQFGSCPPVQLGWDLSKMVGVLQSVCVWCNTRFQHFGTAEQQNDSVGFICPTCKDKTSSHLRILNNGSSL